Proteins encoded by one window of Paenibacillus urinalis:
- a CDS encoding type III pantothenate kinase → MILVVDVGNSNIVLGIYKKKELLHHFRISTSRQSTVDEYGVMIHNLFQMSGISASDIEGVIISSVVPPLVNVLEEMCIKYVGKKPLLVGPGIKTGLNLRYENPREVGADRIVNAVAAIDRYQCPLVVVDFGTATTFDCIDAEGNYLGGAIVPGIGISTEALYQRASKLPRIELEKPKKVIGRNTVHAMQAGIIFGYAGQVDGIVERIKDEMKAEPKVIATGGLAELIASETRTIEEVNPMLTLEGLRIIYERNKG, encoded by the coding sequence TTGATTCTTGTCGTAGATGTAGGAAACAGCAATATTGTACTCGGTATTTACAAGAAGAAGGAGCTTCTTCACCATTTTCGCATAAGTACCTCCAGGCAGTCGACTGTAGATGAGTATGGAGTCATGATCCATAACTTGTTTCAGATGTCAGGCATCTCTGCTTCCGATATAGAAGGCGTGATTATCTCTTCTGTTGTCCCGCCGCTCGTGAATGTGCTGGAGGAGATGTGCATCAAATATGTAGGCAAAAAACCGCTGCTGGTAGGGCCGGGTATTAAGACAGGGCTTAATCTCCGTTATGAGAACCCGCGCGAGGTTGGTGCAGATCGTATCGTAAATGCCGTAGCGGCTATCGATCGTTATCAATGTCCGCTGGTTGTTGTCGATTTCGGTACAGCCACTACCTTTGATTGTATTGATGCAGAGGGCAACTATTTGGGAGGGGCCATCGTCCCGGGAATTGGAATCTCTACAGAGGCGCTATATCAGCGTGCATCCAAGCTGCCCCGGATTGAACTGGAGAAGCCCAAGAAAGTGATTGGGCGCAACACCGTTCATGCAATGCAGGCCGGAATTATATTCGGCTATGCCGGACAAGTGGATGGAATCGTGGAGCGCATCAAGGACGAGATGAAGGCTGAGCCCAAGGTCATTGCAACAGGCGGACTGGCAGAGCTGATCGCAAGTGAGACCAGAACGATCGAAGAGGTAAATCCCATGCTCACCCTGGAAGGGCTTCGAATTATATATGAAAGAAACAAGGGATAA
- the nadC gene encoding carboxylating nicotinate-nucleotide diphosphorylase — protein sequence MLNGYNEVLKESIKGWLQEDVGAGDVTSMMTIPAGHKSKAVIHAKDEGIVAGITVAELVFQIVDPELTFKACVQDGDAVTKGTILAEVEGSTHRLLTGERLALNLLRRMSGIATRTRTYVNALDGLSTRLVDTRKTTPGHRLLEKYAVRVGGGHNHRFGLYDAVMIKDNHIKGAGGIIEAVQRARAAIPHTMTIEVEVESLEQLDEALEAGADIIMLDNMDLMMMREATQRIHSRSPHVKIEASGNVSLATIRGIAETGVDIISVGRLTYSFESLDISLDLNEKKGG from the coding sequence ATGCTTAATGGATATAATGAAGTATTGAAGGAATCAATTAAAGGGTGGCTGCAGGAGGATGTGGGTGCAGGTGACGTCACTTCCATGATGACCATCCCGGCAGGACATAAGTCCAAGGCTGTCATTCACGCCAAGGATGAAGGGATCGTTGCCGGAATTACAGTCGCTGAGCTTGTATTTCAAATTGTAGATCCTGAGCTCACGTTTAAGGCTTGCGTCCAGGATGGCGATGCAGTGACGAAGGGAACGATCCTAGCAGAAGTGGAAGGAAGCACGCACCGTCTTCTGACGGGAGAACGGCTGGCTCTGAATTTGCTGCGGAGAATGTCCGGTATTGCGACAAGAACTCGTACCTATGTGAATGCCCTGGATGGACTCAGCACAAGGCTGGTCGATACGCGGAAAACAACACCGGGTCATCGTCTGCTTGAGAAATATGCAGTCCGGGTTGGCGGCGGTCATAATCACCGGTTTGGACTGTACGATGCGGTTATGATCAAAGATAATCACATCAAGGGAGCAGGCGGGATCATAGAGGCCGTCCAACGTGCAAGAGCAGCGATCCCCCATACCATGACGATTGAGGTCGAAGTCGAGTCGCTTGAACAGCTGGACGAAGCCTTGGAAGCAGGTGCTGACATCATTATGCTGGACAATATGGACCTCATGATGATGCGTGAAGCAACTCAGCGTATCCACAGCCGGTCACCTCATGTTAAAATAGAGGCTTCGGGCAATGTTTCGCTTGCTACGATTCGTGGTATTGCTGAGACGGGAGTGGATATTATTTCAGTCGGCAGACTAACCTACTCTTTTGAAAGCCTGGATATCAGTTTAGATCTGAATGAAAAGAAAGGAGGATAA
- a CDS encoding peptidyl-prolyl cis-trans isomerase — protein sequence MRKQEKGLWVTVVVLTASVVMMGTFILQGLNTASDEADSQTQDQEETVARIAGQDVSEEEWVNLLKARYGKNMLTEMLNRRAVLEEAKEKGLTITEAEVEAELEETMEGYTSEEAYYKEMFTQFGLSIDDLKAEATYHILLEKIATAGIEVSETEVEQYYEEHLDSYTPSRQLDLSMVQVNDAETAEQVMSRLEQGESFEALAQELSTDEYSKDTNGRLGLIDEDDPFQPEAMMEVARELDIGEAAGPILIDDAYIIIRLNDINEENAMTREQAMEDIRRMLALNEAGPLSEVEKSLRDKHGAEILVELDKAS from the coding sequence ATGAGGAAACAGGAAAAAGGACTGTGGGTAACCGTTGTTGTCTTGACCGCTTCAGTTGTAATGATGGGTACTTTCATCCTTCAGGGATTGAACACGGCTTCTGACGAAGCCGATTCTCAGACGCAGGATCAGGAGGAGACTGTAGCCCGGATTGCCGGACAGGATGTTTCAGAGGAAGAATGGGTGAACTTGCTCAAGGCAAGATACGGGAAGAACATGCTTACTGAGATGCTGAATCGTCGTGCGGTGTTGGAAGAAGCCAAGGAGAAGGGTTTAACGATAACCGAAGCAGAGGTCGAGGCTGAACTGGAGGAGACGATGGAAGGCTACACCTCAGAGGAAGCTTACTACAAGGAGATGTTCACTCAATTCGGTCTTAGTATAGATGACCTGAAGGCAGAGGCTACCTATCACATTCTGCTCGAGAAAATCGCTACTGCTGGTATCGAAGTCAGTGAAACAGAAGTTGAGCAGTACTATGAAGAGCATTTGGACAGCTATACCCCAAGCAGACAGCTCGACCTCTCCATGGTTCAAGTGAATGATGCAGAGACTGCGGAGCAGGTCATGTCACGACTGGAGCAGGGAGAGAGCTTTGAAGCGCTGGCTCAGGAGCTGTCGACGGATGAATACAGCAAGGATACGAATGGCAGGCTTGGACTGATTGATGAGGATGATCCATTTCAGCCTGAGGCGATGATGGAGGTTGCCAGGGAACTTGACATTGGTGAGGCTGCCGGTCCTATTCTCATAGATGACGCTTATATTATTATCCGGCTTAACGATATTAACGAAGAGAACGCGATGACTCGTGAGCAGGCAATGGAGGATATTCGGCGGATGCTCGCGCTTAATGAAGCAGGGCCGCTCTCTGAAGTGGAGAAGTCGCTTCGGGATAAACATGGAGCTGAGATTCTGGTAGAGCTGGATAAGGCATCCTAG
- the hslO gene encoding Hsp33 family molecular chaperone HslO — MDNNKKDYLVRGTALGGRVRAFAVSTTQLVEELRRRHDTFPVVTAALGRTVTAAAMMGAMLKGEEKLTVQVKGEGPVGQIVADANAKGEVRGYVNEPHIHLPSNSMGKLDVAGAVGTTGYIHVIKDLGLKEPYRGSIPIVSGELAEDFTYYFATSEQTPSAVGLGVLVDTDNSVIVAGGFIIQLLPGLNDTEITEIENSLGSLPPVTTLLEQGLEVEDMLRRILPDVEIRDQMDIEFKCQCSRERVEQTLISLGEEELTNLIEEGKAEVVCHFCNEAYQFEKEDLEAILEQAKS; from the coding sequence ATGGACAACAACAAGAAGGACTATCTAGTACGTGGAACGGCATTAGGAGGACGTGTACGCGCTTTTGCGGTGAGCACAACCCAACTGGTTGAAGAGCTTCGCAGAAGACATGATACTTTTCCGGTCGTAACGGCAGCTTTGGGACGCACAGTAACTGCTGCGGCAATGATGGGTGCTATGCTCAAGGGAGAAGAGAAGCTAACAGTGCAAGTTAAGGGTGAAGGCCCTGTCGGGCAGATCGTCGCTGATGCGAATGCGAAGGGAGAGGTTCGCGGCTACGTAAATGAACCTCATATTCACTTGCCGAGCAACAGTATGGGCAAACTCGATGTGGCCGGAGCGGTCGGTACTACAGGCTACATTCATGTAATCAAGGATCTTGGTTTGAAGGAGCCTTACCGGGGGAGTATCCCGATTGTTTCCGGCGAGCTTGCTGAAGACTTTACGTATTATTTCGCAACTTCAGAGCAAACGCCGTCTGCAGTGGGTCTGGGTGTGCTTGTTGATACAGATAACTCGGTCATTGTTGCGGGCGGTTTTATTATCCAGCTGCTGCCGGGGTTAAACGATACCGAGATCACAGAGATTGAGAATTCCCTTGGTTCGCTGCCTCCTGTAACCACTCTGCTTGAGCAGGGACTAGAAGTAGAGGATATGCTGCGCCGGATCTTACCGGATGTGGAAATTCGGGATCAAATGGATATTGAGTTCAAATGTCAGTGCTCTCGTGAGCGCGTTGAGCAGACACTGATTTCCTTGGGAGAAGAAGAACTGACAAACTTGATCGAGGAAGGCAAGGCAGAGGTTGTATGTCACTTCTGCAATGAAGCTTATCAATTTGAGAAAGAGGACCTGGAAGCAATACTTGAGCAAGCCAAAAGCTAA
- the nadA gene encoding quinolinate synthase NadA — protein sequence MEALALERKAEMNRELKERIKVLKKERNAIILAHYYQRDEIQEVADFRGDSFLLAQKAAQTDADVIVFCGVHFMGESAKILAPDKKVIIPDERAGCPMADMVNVDGLRKLKAQHPNAKVVTYINSSAEIKAETDICCTSSNAVKVIQSLDAEEIIWVPDKNLGHYVQQHTDKKMIIWEGYCNTHDMLTVKDVVEMRAKYPNAEFVVHPECRPEVVEMGDFVGSTTAILEYCRDSECKEFIVGTEDGTGYQLRVDSPDKEFHFATKFLVCPNMKVNNLKKLAKALETMKPEIYVPQDVADRARLSLERMLQVK from the coding sequence GTGGAAGCATTAGCATTAGAGCGTAAGGCAGAAATGAATCGTGAACTGAAGGAACGTATTAAGGTGTTGAAGAAAGAGCGCAATGCAATTATTTTGGCACACTATTATCAGCGTGATGAAATTCAGGAGGTAGCTGACTTTCGGGGTGATTCATTCCTGCTTGCTCAGAAGGCAGCACAGACTGATGCCGATGTTATTGTGTTCTGCGGTGTTCACTTCATGGGAGAGAGCGCGAAGATTCTGGCACCGGACAAGAAAGTCATTATTCCGGATGAAAGAGCCGGCTGTCCCATGGCTGACATGGTAAATGTGGATGGATTGCGCAAGCTGAAAGCACAGCATCCGAATGCGAAGGTGGTTACATATATAAACTCCTCGGCCGAGATTAAGGCAGAGACAGATATATGCTGTACTTCTTCCAATGCGGTTAAAGTCATTCAATCCTTGGATGCAGAAGAAATTATATGGGTTCCTGATAAAAATCTGGGCCATTATGTACAGCAGCATACAGACAAGAAGATGATCATCTGGGAAGGCTATTGCAACACTCACGACATGCTGACTGTAAAGGATGTCGTTGAAATGCGTGCCAAATATCCGAATGCGGAGTTTGTTGTTCATCCAGAATGCCGTCCAGAAGTCGTTGAGATGGGTGATTTTGTGGGAAGTACGACAGCTATTTTGGAATATTGCAGAGATTCAGAATGCAAAGAATTTATTGTAGGTACGGAAGACGGAACAGGGTATCAGCTTCGAGTGGATAGTCCGGATAAGGAATTCCACTTTGCAACGAAGTTCTTGGTCTGCCCGAATATGAAGGTGAACAATCTCAAGAAGCTGGCGAAGGCACTTGAAACCATGAAGCCTGAGATTTATGTGCCGCAGGATGTGGCCGATCGGGCTCGTTTGTCCCTTGAGCGTATGTTGCAGGTGAAATAA
- the pabA gene encoding aminodeoxychorismate/anthranilate synthase component II: MILVIDNYDSFTYNLVQYLGELGEEIEVRRNDEIDLEGIEALAPDHILISPGPCTPNEAGISLEVLTHFKGKIPIFGVCLGHQAIGQAFGGNVIRAERLMHGKTSPILHGGQSVFEGLPVPFTATRYHSLLVERESLPDCLEITAETEEGEIMGLRHKEYPIEGVQFHPESIVTDYGHQMLRNFLKIKKQA, encoded by the coding sequence ATGATTCTAGTTATTGATAATTACGATTCTTTTACGTATAACCTCGTACAGTATTTAGGTGAGCTAGGTGAGGAAATTGAGGTTCGTCGTAATGACGAGATAGACCTGGAAGGAATTGAGGCGCTTGCGCCTGATCATATATTGATCTCGCCCGGACCCTGCACGCCGAATGAGGCGGGAATCAGTTTGGAAGTGCTGACACACTTTAAAGGAAAAATTCCGATCTTTGGCGTATGTCTCGGTCATCAGGCGATTGGTCAAGCGTTTGGCGGGAACGTCATTAGAGCAGAGAGACTCATGCATGGCAAAACGTCTCCAATTCTTCATGGTGGACAATCGGTATTTGAAGGCCTGCCGGTACCATTCACGGCAACGAGATATCACTCCCTCCTGGTGGAGCGTGAGAGCCTGCCAGACTGCTTGGAGATCACAGCAGAGACAGAAGAGGGCGAGATCATGGGTCTAAGACATAAAGAGTATCCCATTGAAGGTGTCCAGTTCCATCCTGAATCCATCGTTACGGATTATGGGCATCAGATGCTGCGTAATTTCCTGAAGATAAAGAAGCAGGCTTAA
- a CDS encoding anthranilate synthase component I family protein: protein MNKVITTYEHWQAWSKGDWTILPYVICKPFPGDDRVGSWKPAWEQASPYAFVLESGKDGRYTYLGLNPVSVITGKGNRAQTEELTDTAEAELSKPLEGDPLSILEEWLSPYTAPRVEGIPPFSGGIVGYLSYDIARSLEKLPVVAKDDPELPDYMWMRFDEVWMIDHESKMLFSAVYVLKQAELSLEEQFQQAELQAERMMVRAEKIIEAASGLKYRTELEQRLDRMKLASQQGDASIDVTTDWESSFAQEAFEQAVRKVQDYISQGDVFQVNLSLRQQKELHTSPEDVYEWLRVLNPSPYMGYVRTPEFELVSGSPELLVKLDHGQVVARPIAGTRRRGKTPEEDEQMANELLHTEKERAEHIMLVDLERNDIGRVAQYGSVRVPELMTIEYYSHVMHLVSQVEGTIADGKNAFDVIAAAFPGGTITGAPKVRTMEIIEELEPVRRGPYTGSIGWIGYHGDMELNIVIRTLTVRDGIGYIQAGAGIVIDSDPYREYRESKNKARAVMKAVQYSEEAGSMHTS from the coding sequence ATGAATAAAGTAATAACGACATATGAACACTGGCAGGCCTGGAGCAAGGGCGATTGGACTATACTTCCTTATGTTATCTGCAAGCCATTTCCTGGAGACGACAGAGTTGGCTCATGGAAGCCCGCTTGGGAACAGGCTTCTCCATATGCTTTTGTATTAGAGAGCGGCAAAGACGGAAGGTATACGTATCTGGGCCTTAATCCTGTATCTGTTATTACAGGCAAGGGGAATAGGGCACAGACAGAGGAGCTTACGGATACAGCCGAAGCAGAGCTGTCTAAACCTCTGGAGGGAGATCCTCTGTCCATACTTGAGGAGTGGCTGAGTCCTTATACTGCTCCGCGTGTTGAAGGGATACCGCCTTTCTCTGGTGGCATTGTCGGCTACTTGAGTTATGACATAGCTCGCTCGCTTGAGAAGCTGCCTGTAGTAGCGAAGGACGATCCCGAGCTCCCTGATTATATGTGGATGCGGTTTGATGAAGTGTGGATGATCGATCACGAGAGCAAGATGCTCTTCAGTGCCGTTTATGTACTTAAACAGGCGGAGCTTTCTCTTGAAGAGCAATTTCAACAAGCCGAACTCCAGGCTGAACGAATGATGGTAAGAGCTGAGAAGATAATTGAAGCGGCAAGTGGCTTAAAATACAGGACTGAGCTGGAGCAGCGGTTAGATCGGATGAAGCTGGCGTCGCAGCAGGGAGATGCATCTATTGACGTTACGACAGACTGGGAGTCCTCCTTTGCCCAGGAGGCATTCGAGCAGGCGGTACGCAAAGTCCAGGATTATATCAGTCAAGGCGATGTATTTCAGGTGAATCTGTCTCTACGTCAGCAAAAGGAGCTTCACACCTCCCCGGAGGATGTATATGAGTGGCTGCGTGTGCTTAATCCATCTCCGTATATGGGGTATGTACGTACTCCAGAATTCGAGCTGGTGAGCGGTTCTCCGGAGCTCCTAGTCAAGCTTGATCATGGACAAGTGGTAGCAAGGCCGATTGCAGGCACGAGACGAAGAGGAAAGACACCCGAAGAAGATGAGCAGATGGCAAACGAGCTGCTGCATACCGAGAAGGAGCGGGCCGAGCATATCATGCTTGTTGACTTAGAAAGAAACGATATCGGACGTGTTGCGCAGTACGGTTCGGTAAGGGTCCCTGAATTAATGACGATTGAGTATTACTCCCATGTCATGCATCTCGTATCTCAAGTCGAAGGAACGATTGCGGACGGGAAAAATGCCTTCGATGTCATTGCAGCCGCCTTTCCAGGAGGAACGATTACCGGCGCTCCCAAGGTTCGAACGATGGAGATCATAGAGGAGCTGGAGCCTGTCAGACGAGGGCCCTATACTGGTTCGATCGGCTGGATTGGCTACCATGGAGATATGGAGCTGAACATCGTTATCAGGACCTTGACGGTAAGAGATGGGATAGGTTACATTCAGGCCGGGGCAGGAATTGTGATTGATTCCGATCCTTATCGGGAGTACCGGGAATCGAAGAACAAAGCACGCGCCGTGATGAAAGCTGTACAATACAGTGAAGAAGCTGGATCTATGCATACGAGTTAA
- the cysK gene encoding cysteine synthase A: MAKVVNNVTELIGDTPLVRLNRVVPEGSAEIYVKLEYQNPGASVKDRIAISMVEEAEKQGRIKPGDAIVEATSGNTGIGLAMVAAAKGYRVIIVMPETMSLERRNLLRAYGAELVLTPGSEGMNGAVKKAEEIVQENPNYFMAEQFKNQANVKIHRETTGPEIVEAIGSIGGTLDAFVAGIGTGGTITGAGEVLKQEYPDIKIVAVEPAASPILAGGTPGPHKIQGIGANFIPEILNRDIYDEIVHIENDDAFETARQVAKEEGILAGISSGAAIRAALQVAKQLGAGKRVVAIVPSNGERYLSTPLYNFEG; the protein is encoded by the coding sequence ATGGCTAAAGTTGTTAACAACGTTACTGAACTGATCGGAGACACACCCCTTGTGCGTCTAAATCGCGTCGTGCCTGAGGGAAGCGCAGAAATTTATGTTAAGCTCGAGTACCAGAACCCAGGTGCCAGCGTTAAAGACCGTATCGCCATCAGCATGGTAGAAGAGGCTGAGAAGCAAGGGCGCATTAAACCAGGTGATGCTATTGTTGAAGCAACAAGCGGTAACACAGGTATTGGCCTCGCAATGGTAGCAGCAGCAAAAGGCTACCGTGTTATTATTGTTATGCCTGAAACAATGAGCTTGGAGCGCCGCAATCTGCTTCGCGCATATGGTGCAGAGCTTGTACTGACACCAGGGTCAGAAGGAATGAACGGTGCTGTTAAGAAAGCAGAAGAGATCGTTCAAGAGAATCCGAACTACTTCATGGCAGAACAGTTCAAGAACCAAGCGAACGTGAAGATTCACCGTGAAACGACAGGACCTGAGATTGTGGAAGCCATTGGCTCCATCGGCGGAACACTGGACGCATTCGTTGCAGGAATTGGTACTGGCGGAACGATTACAGGTGCTGGCGAAGTGCTGAAGCAAGAGTACCCGGACATCAAGATCGTAGCTGTTGAGCCTGCAGCATCTCCAATTCTTGCTGGAGGAACGCCTGGACCTCACAAGATTCAAGGAATTGGTGCTAACTTTATTCCAGAAATTTTGAATCGGGACATCTATGATGAAATCGTTCATATTGAGAACGATGATGCCTTTGAAACGGCACGCCAAGTAGCTAAAGAAGAGGGTATTCTTGCGGGAATCTCCTCTGGTGCAGCCATTCGCGCAGCTCTTCAAGTAGCTAAGCAGCTTGGAGCTGGCAAGCGTGTGGTTGCCATCGTACCAAGTAATGGTGAGCGTTACTTGAGCACACCGCTGTACAACTTCGAAGGCTAA
- the nadB gene encoding L-aspartate oxidase, which translates to MIPSYLVNFDLNELPRMETDILIIGSGIAGLYTAIEASRDHQVLMITKKTLLESNTRYAQGGIAAVTSEDDSPAYHMQDTLTAGAGLCRSEAVEVLVSEGPDRVQELIQLGTAFDIENGALALTQEGAHSHRRILHANGDATGYEIVRALAKEAADHPSINVWDEHFVIDLITEAGECIGALVQAANGQRTFVRADAVVLCSGGAGQLYRYTTNPEVATADGVAMAYRAGAEIRDMEFIQFHPTSLCYPEAPRFLISEAVRGEGAVLRNIHGDRFMERYHPQLELAPRDVVARAIVSEMEDTHATHVYLDITHETPELIKRRFPTIYETCMSYGLDMTADWIPVAPAAHYMMGGVKTDLHGESSIPRLFACGEVSSTGVHGANRLASNSLSEAIVFGKRIVDRIRQLPDTKHHTSVLRVQRELTAGASESVHVRRLALQKVMIRRVGLRRTESGLLKGKILLEQERSIFNTKLDKQEEYEFANLLTCALLVTEGALYRQESRGAHYREDYPVRNDHRWQMHTVQQRDRDIVEEVSHA; encoded by the coding sequence ATGATTCCTTCTTACTTGGTTAATTTCGATTTGAATGAACTGCCTCGTATGGAAACCGATATTCTGATTATTGGCTCAGGCATTGCCGGACTTTACACAGCGATTGAAGCGAGCAGAGATCATCAGGTTCTTATGATTACGAAGAAAACACTCCTTGAGAGCAATACAAGGTATGCACAAGGAGGCATTGCAGCCGTTACGTCTGAGGATGACTCACCGGCCTATCATATGCAGGATACATTAACTGCAGGAGCGGGATTATGTCGCAGCGAAGCAGTGGAGGTACTCGTCAGTGAAGGGCCGGACCGGGTACAGGAGCTTATTCAGCTGGGTACGGCGTTTGATATTGAGAACGGCGCGCTTGCTTTGACACAGGAGGGCGCTCACAGTCATCGCCGGATATTACATGCCAATGGGGATGCGACAGGGTATGAAATTGTAAGGGCTCTGGCTAAAGAAGCAGCAGATCATCCGTCGATTAACGTATGGGATGAGCATTTTGTAATCGATCTAATTACAGAAGCTGGAGAGTGTATCGGCGCGCTTGTCCAGGCTGCAAATGGTCAGCGTACGTTCGTGCGAGCAGATGCCGTTGTTCTCTGTTCCGGTGGAGCAGGTCAGCTGTATCGTTATACAACGAACCCTGAGGTGGCTACGGCAGACGGTGTAGCTATGGCCTACCGGGCAGGAGCTGAGATTCGGGATATGGAGTTCATCCAGTTCCATCCGACATCATTATGTTATCCCGAGGCGCCTAGATTTTTGATCTCAGAGGCTGTACGAGGAGAAGGGGCCGTGCTGCGGAATATCCATGGGGATCGGTTCATGGAGCGCTATCATCCTCAGCTGGAGCTTGCACCAAGAGATGTCGTTGCTCGTGCCATCGTCAGCGAGATGGAAGACACTCATGCAACGCATGTCTATCTGGATATTACACATGAGACGCCAGAACTCATTAAGCGCCGTTTTCCAACGATCTATGAGACTTGTATGAGCTATGGTCTTGATATGACAGCAGACTGGATTCCTGTAGCACCAGCGGCTCATTATATGATGGGCGGTGTAAAGACCGACCTGCACGGAGAGAGCAGCATCCCTCGACTATTCGCATGCGGCGAAGTATCCTCAACCGGGGTGCATGGAGCTAACCGACTGGCGAGTAACTCCTTGTCTGAGGCGATCGTATTTGGCAAACGTATTGTGGATCGAATTAGACAGCTGCCTGACACCAAGCACCATACCTCTGTACTTCGCGTTCAGCGTGAGCTTACCGCGGGTGCTTCGGAATCTGTACATGTACGGAGGCTGGCTCTGCAGAAGGTAATGATTAGACGAGTAGGGCTGCGCCGAACCGAATCGGGATTGTTAAAGGGTAAAATCCTGCTGGAGCAGGAACGCTCTATTTTTAATACAAAGCTTGATAAGCAGGAAGAATACGAATTCGCAAATTTGCTGACTTGTGCACTGCTGGTTACAGAGGGGGCCTTATACCGCCAGGAAAGCCGTGGAGCCCATTATCGTGAGGATTATCCCGTAAGAAATGATCATCGTTGGCAGATGCATACGGTTCAGCAGCGAGATCGGGACATTGTGGAGGAAGTAAGTCATGCTTAA